The window GACCAAAAATCACAGCAAATGCCTCCATCAATTACCAGCTTGCTCATTAAACAGTATTTGGATAAATCTCACAATATCACAATCACATATGACAGAACAAGTTTCCATCCTATCCTAACAATTGCAGCAACAAAgataccaaaagaaaattagagagaACCATAAGTGTCAAAGAACTCAAAACTCAGTGGCATATGTAAGCCGCCCAGGTTACCTCCCTTGTCCATAGATACATTTTCCATAAAAATACAAACCAGCTCTTTTGCAAGCACAGCAAACCGTGACTAAAACTAATCACTACTTGAATGAAAACCAATTCAAGAACAAAAAGCCTATAAGCACCAGCTAAAAAGCTAAGTaactttgtttaattaaacGCTATAGACAGGAGTGACGAATTAAGAAtggatattttcaaaattttcaaataaggaTTATCAGAGTCTAACCGAGATTCATCAGTAGGAATCCAATTCCAGTATCTTCTATCATCAATTCCAGTTATAGCCATGCCCTTCGCTGATATCGACATGCAAATCCTTCCAGTAATTCTGTCCAACCACACCTCCTGTAAGAATGGTTCAAAATTCCATAAACAAACATCCCGTCCTCCACAAATTGTAACTGTCAAATCTATAATCAAACTCAGAAAAGAACAACCCACAAAAAGCCCTAAAAAGTAAATTCCAACccagaaaagaaagaacaaaaacaaaacgaaATGCCGTTTTGGGAAAGCGACGAGCCACCTTATTTCCATCATCGAATGGCACAGGACGAGATAGCAGCGCGTATATGTCCTTCTTTGACAGATTTTGATACCGTTCGGGAGGCAAGAAATCCAGAAGATCTTGATAATTTGAAGGCAATTTCGATTCCCAAACAGCATCCGACGAGGCGGCGCCGCGAAACGCTCTGTTAAGCCGCGCAAGGTTACAAATCTCCGGCGGAGTAAGGTGAAGAAAAACACGTGCCACACAGTTCTCTGGTATATCCCCGAGGCCAGGACCGATGGTGGAGCCATTAACAGCTTCACCCATATTCGAGAGCGAGGCCCCCATCGCCGTCGACGGCAGAGTCCCAAATCAAGACCACAAAATTTCCCACAATTTCTTCAAGTCATCGCTTCATCACCGGcggcaaaagaaaaagaaaagaaaaaaaataattttttttgaagatgGGTTTAATCACAAAACCACGTCCCCCGCCCAGCAGtaataaaaagttcaaaccGAGACACGGATTTCGATGAAAACCCACAAATGAATAGAATTTCTAAAGAGAGCTTTTGCCTTTTCCGGACAGGAAAGTAGGTGGGGGAAAAACAAATGGTGGCAAAAACCAAAAGGGGTAGCAAGTAGCGAACTACAAGAAAAGTAATGAAGAGAAAGGAAACGACGCGtcgaattttcttttctttttctttgaaaggCTGAGCCCAGATGGGTTGGAAATGGACCGCGAGAAATTGAGAACAGAGAAGAGGGAAAAGGATCAGGTGGAAGAAGACGATTGATTGGTGGGTCGTTAGAATTACAGCTTGAGATGATTTGGAAtttgggtttattttttatttcggCCATTGATGAACTTTGAAGCCCCACTCGCGCCACTACGGAATATGGATCGTAGATGGGGAGAGCAAGTGGAAGGCTTTGATGTTATCGTCTTGTTTCGTTAGTGGGTAATAAATTTATGATGTAAAAGCCTAACAAAAGAGGTATCTTGTTTTGCTATCAAAATAAGCCTAAGGGTCAAATTGAACAAACTCCACATATAGATTCACTCCTACACACTTAACTCCACCGTACAAAATGGCATATAatggtttaatatttatcttaCCCTTCAGTTATGATCAAATTAATGtaatctataaatatttagatgcTCTTTTCGTTTTCTAAgttattcaaaagaaaatctcAAGCTCGGGGTCGTTAAGCTTTTCACAATTCTCAATTTTCATTGAgtattgaaaagttaaaatgtaACGTGAATTACTACAAACAAAGTAGTATTGAAATGTATGTCCAATCGAGAGAGATTAAGGTTTAactaaaactttatttatttatttttttttgtaaaagactaaaaaagatattcatatatatataatttaaatagaacCTCTATCATTATAACATGTATGGACTCTAACTTATACCTTTAACATCACATTCGATTTTccataaatacaatttaaaaataatagagttAGAATTAGTTTCATGATTAAAAAGATTTGCTACATTTTCACGTGGACTTGTCATAAATTTTGTCGTTCGAAAAGGATGGCATGTTTGAATTCTCACTATCAATGTTGAacagttaaattaaatacatcttatctaaattaatcaaaacaaTGTAACATGTAATGTAAGTAAAGGTTTATAATAATGGCTTTGatgactttttatttaaaattgattgatgGCAAGatcaagaaaaacatatatatcttttgatGTCCCATTTGAAAAGGATGGCCATGGAAGTAGACAACCCAAATGTGTATACATATCACATGTAAAATTACTTCACTAAAACCAAATatctacttttgaaatttcatatgAAATGTAATCGCTAAGATAAGTTATTTGTGTCCTATGATACAAAGTTAATAGGACATCATTATAGTGTTTGATTGATGATATGATCAActatataagaaaaatcaacGTATACGTTATTAGATGAAAAAAGCCCCAAAAATATATGGAACTATATTAGAATAAAACcatgttttatatttctaaatttggtATAAAATGATTTGTAAAATCTAATATGGTTGTTTTGTACTTctaagtttttcttcttcttactaTAAAGTATACGTtgaattattacttttattgtCGAAATGGAAATGtaattttattgttgaaaaaaagagtacaaaaaCGTACATTTAGAAgacaacataaataaatatttatatttgaattaaggAATAAAGTGGAATTGGGGTTATGGGCCTCAGTATTGGGCCCGTGTTAAAGTTGGGCCAGATGATCTATCCAAATCAAACGTGGCCCGAATTTaaatatacacacacaatattactaaattataataaaaaaatcaaagattatttatatactaatACTCCATTAGAATAGTTGTTATCTATCTCTCCCCTTAGAGCTCCAATCACTAtgtttatgtatttgtttaattcAAGTGAGTGTTGATTTGTTTCCTTtgaattgttgttgtttttagAGAAGAGCCCATtgattcaattaaataaatacaatgctaagttatataaaatataatgcaTTTGGTTTCCAATATAAAGAGAGGAATTGTCTCAATTGCCCCTCTTCGTAATGGATGGGTTTAGAATCTCCATACTGCCATTTTCGTCCCAATAACTACAAAAGGAATCTCGTTTTCTACTTTATTGATATGCCAAAATTGGTGGTGGGAAAATTATCTGTTTcagtttaattttaactacttttatctttgaatttcaaaatgttaaatttaatttttatttggttcttatatttcataatgttACGTGTTTTGAGATTTATTTGCATTTGATTGCtaggttttaaaattatattctaaatacttatcttttttaatttagtgataaatatataatattttcaacacGAACGAAAATGACTACAATATTAAAAGCTTACATCTTGAAACTATCACATAAAAAATAGGCtatatatacatgtgtgtgtatatatttccTGTGTAATGATggtatttcttcaacaaaaaaaaaaactttagatatttgttttttttttcaaaataaataatttatgagagGTTGATGGATTATTAAAACACAACTatactcatatatatatatttatatgatgGCAATAGTTTGACATGATTGATTCAAATCAACGGTCAAGTATaggggttttttttattatacaatTGAAGATGGTCATCAAAATAATGGTTTACCAATCTAGAATTTCGCTTCACTCAAACAAATTGTATATCACCTAGTTGTCCACTTTTAAcctttttctattatattagtttcttaattaaataggattgttttttcaaaatttaagatttatttaagtagaaagttttaaaattaattgtaatgATAGAATAAGccaatattttgaatttttgtatttacCTCTATAAGATTGTTTTATTAAAGATCTGTTACTATTTAGAAAGACATAgttaaatgtgatttgaaaCTCCAATctcaaacttgaaatttactttgtatttttatataaaaaagcaAGACCGATTAGGTAAAACTTTCTATAAGTtctgaattttgtttaaatttagtcaaatttcaGTTATCAAAATACTCCCTGTTTTGTACCCTCCACCACTGACACCTAATTAAAACTTGTacccaaaataatttattaatgtaTACAGAAATCTAAAAAGACAAAGATATTTTAGGAAAGGAAAATATACTTAAATCAAAACCCCCACTAAACTTTATAAACcctataaaaggaaaaagagttgACTGAgtaagaaagaagcaaaaagaaaaaagaaaagagtatgTGGGTTTCGAGAAACGTACGTGGAATAGCAATGTGTCTAATGGCGAAGCGATTTCTGAAAAACCAACAACAAATCACTAAAACCCATTTTCCCTTCTTCACTCCCCAGTTTTCGTCTTAATCCTGTGGGTTTCCAGTTTTTCCCTCCCAAAACCATGGGCGGTTTTCTGTCAACCCAATACCACAATCCACTCTCCCAAAACCACCTCccccctcttcttcttctatctATATActatcttctctctctctctctccccctcACTCCATCCAACGAACCCGcaattcttctctttctcttcaacGACATTCAATTTCTCTATCTGGGTTTTGGGTTGCTTCTATTTCTTCATTTAGATACGGCTAATCGAAAGAATTGGGGGGTAATTTTAATGGAAACCAATAGTTtaggcggcggcggcggcggcggtgTGGGTGGGAgtggtggaggaggaggaggaggagctGGAGGAGGAGGGATGTTTTCAGGCATGAATTCGTCAATGCTGGGATTGGAATTACCACTTCATCAAAACCCAACAAATCCCACTAATCCTCACCAATTACATCACCCTCCAATGGTATCTTATGTCCAACATGACCCCCATCATCACCAACAACCGCCGTCGGTCTCCGTGAAATACCCTTTTCCGACAAAGGCTAAGCCACAGCAGTCGAATCTCAGTGACGACGAGGAGCAGGGGTTCGCGGCGGATGACAGTAATGGAGATGGCAAGAAGAAAATCTCGCCGTGGCAGAGGATGAAATGGACGGATATGATGGTTCGGCTGTTGATTACGGCGGTGTTCTATATCGGCGATGAAGGTGGGTCGGAGCCGGTGGACCATGTCGGGAAGAAAAAACCAGTGGGGTTACTGCAAAAGAAGGGGAAATGGAAATCGGTATCCAGAGCAATGATGGAAAAAGGATTCTACGTTTCACCACAGCAATGTGAAGACAAATTCAACGATTTAAACAAAAGATACAAACGAGTTAACGATATTTTAGGGAAGGGAACAGCCTGCAAAGTAGTAGAGAATCAAACATTACTCGATTCAATGGAATTaacaccaaaaacaaaagaagaagtacGAAAATTACTCAATTCTAAACATCTTTTCTTCAGAGAAATGTGCGCTTACCACAACACTTGCCGTCACAGCACCACCCACCCCTCGCCGGACGCAGCAACAGAACCATCCCACCTTCCACAACAACAACAGCAACAGCAACTATGCTTCCACGCCACAGACACGACAACCTCCGCCAGTATAGCAGCCGGCGAGGGTTCAAAAAGCGGAGAtgaggaggaagaggaggaggaagaggaggaatcggaagaggaggaagaggatgAGGAAACAGAAGGGAGAcaggaagaagaggaggaaacGGAATCGAGGAAGAGGGCGAGGAAAGGGGGGATGATAACGGCTGGGATGCAGCAGTTGAGTGCGGAGGTGATGGGAGTTATATCGGACGGGGGGAGGAGTCCATGGGAGAAGAAGCAATGGATGAAGAGCCGACTGATTCAGCTTGAAGAGCAGCAAGTGAGCTGGCAAACGCAGGCATTCGAGCTGGAGAAACAGAGGCTGAAATGGGTGAAGTTCAGGAGCAAGAAGGAGAGGGATATGGAGAGAGCGAAGCTGGAGAATGAGAAGAGAATGCTGGAAAACGAGAGGATGATGCTGATGGTAAAGAAGAACGAGTTGGATTTGATGGGTATGCAACATTATCAGCAGCAACAGCAGCAGCATTCGTCGAACAAGCGAGGGGATCCATCGTCGATTAcaggatgaagaagaaagggattgggtttagggtttagaaaCTGTGGggattataatataatttagaagAAGTGAAACTCCCGtttggttaaatttaatttttattattgactAACATTTTTGTCCTATACATGTCGGATGCATTTTGAATAACCCTCACCCTTCCTTCCCCATCCTATAATCTTCTTTTCATTCACTTATCATATTCTAAAACccaaaaggattttttttttactccaatattattcttttaaatgcTTTTGTCATACTAAATTTCCGTTTGAAATAtacttcaaattatttttaaactacatatacggtaaaaaaaaaaaaaaaaaaagttaattatttaattgttttttcttaaggGTCAAACTTGATTAGCAAAGttattaaagataaatttgcATAGAAGGCCCTTTCATAgggataaaaatgaaaattgatgaaTAATGAGTTTTGACTCTTTGTTTATTAGCGTCTTTACTTCTTCTATTGTGTTTCTTGATGCGTTTTTCTTTATTGGACTggcttcttcctcctccttcctttttctttttcttatttatccTCTTCCTAATTTTGGATGTGTGTTTTTATGgacttttcttcattttatttttacttttacgaTAAAGAGTTACCGATTATTTGGTTATCACTTAgcgtttttctttctcaatctaAGGAGTGGGAAGAGATGGAGAATGGGGAACGAAAGGAAAATATGGAGGAGtgaataaagtaaaaaaaaagaagagatgagGGAGTGAGAAGCGATGTTAAACTTGGTGTTGGGTCAAATCAGTGGTTTGAGAGCGTTCATTAGATTTTAGAATGGGCATCAATGATGATCCATTGGCGGGCCCGTcttttatatacaaatattttgttgagtaaagcattttctttttgtttttttgcctttcttttttacaatttagagtTGTCAATAAACCTTAGAAATGCgaaatttgatatattgttGGAGGACGCGACGGATTTGATGAGTGGGGCAGTATCGAAAATTGTCGAAACTAAGAAGGGTattatggaaattaaaaaaataaggttAACGATCGTGACGGAGCCTCAACCAAAAGGGCCCCACCATGTGGGTAGACGATGGAAATTTCTCACTACTTAACGGAACCGTGAGAAGCCTTGACGAGGTAAGTCTTTCCCAGTTCACGGCAGGTTGTGTTCCGTCAAATCCCTTTCGTCAGAAATTGAAAACTCCCTCAACGTTTCGTCTCTCCTTCCCTAACGCCGTCGTTCCGGTGAAGCTTCAATCCTAACCCTAACGTCCTCTAATGGCTTCCTGTGACGACGACTTCTCTCTCCTCAACGACGATCACCACCACCAACACCACCACCAATCCACTACCAACCACCACCATGTACCAACGCCTCACCACATCCATCAATCCTACACATCTCACCGCTTCACGCCTCGATCGTCTTCCGTTCACGCGCCGCCACAGCCCTCTCCCAATCAACCGGCTCAACCGATTCTTGCACCCTCCGGAAGTCCGAAGAAGATCGGTGTCCCGATAGAcgaggaagaggaggaggaggataCGGAGGATTATGGTGATCCTGCTTTCTGCTCCAGTTCGTTTGATAATGGAGATCCCAATCGGCTTGGTGTTGGTGTTGATGTGCGGGTTGAGAAGAGGAAGGATCAGTCGGACGAGCTTGCGGAGGAAGGAGGTTCTTATACTAGTTATAAAAGAGCGAAACCTTCCTCCAGCGGCGGAGAATACAGGAAGGATCGAGAGGAGTGGAGTGATGCGGCTATTTCCTGCCTTCTGGATGCGTATACCGAGAAATTTACGCAGCTGAATAGGGGGAATTTGAGGGGGAGGGATTGGGAGGAAGTGGCTGCAACTGTCAGTGAACGGTGCGAGAAGCAGAGCAAGAGCGTAGAGCAGTGTAAGAATAAGGTGGACAACTTAAAGAAGAGGTATAAGTTAGAGAGACATAGGATGAGTAACGGTGGCGTCTCGATCAGTCACTGGCCTTGGTTTAAGCAGATGGAGCAAATTGTTGGAAATTCTTTGACAATGAAGGTTGTTTCTGATGAGGATCGGAGTGTTGCCTCCTCAGGGAATACTCCGAGGATATCAAAGAGGTTCTACTCCTTCCTGTTTCTTTCTTCCCCTTATCTACCATTTCAAAACTACTATTGTAAGAACACAACACCTTTTAGGATAAATGGGTGTTCTTTCAGATCTGtgttgtttgtgtttttcGATTATCTGTCTTCTTACTGCTTGCTTGCCTTGTGACCATGAGTTCTTGATTGCATACTGCATTTTCATTTGTctatttcaacaataattCTTGAAGAGACAAGTTCCTCGCCCGTTTTTGCTGCTGGGGGTTGTAATTGGCGCTATATCTGTAATTATTTCTTCCATGGAATCTTGTATTTACTAGTCATGGCTTAGGAATGAACGGAGTGGTTTGAAATTCCAAGTGCATATCTTTAGTACAGCGCTTAGATCAAAATTGGATCAAAATTCGTACAATAATTGAAGCAAATGTCTAGAATTTTAAATGTCTCCAGACAGTGCTAGCAGCATTGACGCTATCAAATGTCCTATGATTGCTGTGTCTGGAAAAATTAATAGTGTATCACTAGAACTTCTGTCTGGTGTTTTCTCTCCTTGACAACACCATTTGTGTAGTTTGATTGGTCATGTGCTTTTGAGTTTTCAATTGTGTTAATGTACTCATAATTTTTCGATCTGGCTATCACTATAAAGTTTTTTTGATGTGAGCTGGTTTTGGGGATTGACGGATCTTTAGAAGCATATTTTAGTTGCCATTTATATGGCGTATCATATTGTTACCAATATGGTGTCTTTTGTTGGATACTGACTGCTGAGTAATTTGGAGTTACATAATTTATATGGATATATAAGAAACCAATATGTAGACATGCTAGgtttatttgattcatttttaaatggttTAGTGAACAGCATGCTAATGATAAgttggttttctttctttttccccctTTCCCCCTTTtccattgagtttgattttaaagttCAATGTCTCTAGTTTCCTTCTATCAAAAGTCATTTTGAGATAGTTTTGTTCACAAGGTAACAGctagttatttgtttttgcaaTCTATCTTCCAGGTACGTTCTTCCCACACCCAATACTGCTGGTCAAATGAATAACATAAAACCCAAAGCAGTTTCCAGTCCAAGGTGGCGAAGAGTCGTCTTTAAAATCAGTGGTACAGCTCTTGCAGGGACTGGTCCTAACAACATCGATTCAAAGGTCAGTAGAATCATCTCACCTTCCCATTGAGTTTATCATACCGTTGGGATAATTGGACAGTTGCCAACgtcaaatttgtttctttgatttttaggTTGCAATGGCAATTGCCAGAGAAGTTGTAATGGCTTGTCGCCTGGGTGTGGAGGTATTCATTATTACGTTTAACCACTTTTTATCACTTCTTTCAATCTCTTCGCACTGGCCTATAATTATGGTTATATTACAGGTGGCAATTGTTGTTGGAGGTCGTAACTTCTTCTGTGGAGACTCTTGGGTGACTACAACAGGTTTAGATAGATGTACAGCATACCAAATTGGGTACGTTTTCACACACCACCTTGTTGATACTAAATCTGGATCCTCTTTCTCATTATATAGTCAGTCGATTCTATTACATTGATTTATCCtgtaaaaaatgtttttcactGATTTGATCATACTATTCCTCTTCTTCAAGATATTGTTGTTATATAGATAAATTCACAAAAGCATTCTAATTTCTTAAATTCCTTGCATTGTCACTGATATTGTACTATTATGTATAATGGGTGTATTGTGGCATTCTAGTTGTATGAGACTGGCCTCCGCTTCATCTTCATTGGTGTGTACATGCCTTCTgcta of the Cucumis sativus cultivar 9930 chromosome 3, Cucumber_9930_V3, whole genome shotgun sequence genome contains:
- the LOC101222460 gene encoding uncharacterized protein LOC101222460 — its product is MASCDDDFSLLNDDHHHQHHHQSTTNHHHVPTPHHIHQSYTSHRFTPRSSSVHAPPQPSPNQPAQPILAPSGSPKKIGVPIDEEEEEEDTEDYGDPAFCSSSFDNGDPNRLGVGVDVRVEKRKDQSDELAEEGGSYTSYKRAKPSSSGGEYRKDREEWSDAAISCLLDAYTEKFTQLNRGNLRGRDWEEVAATVSERCEKQSKSVEQCKNKVDNLKKRYKLERHRMSNGGVSISHWPWFKQMEQIVGNSLTMKVVSDEDRSVASSGNTPRISKRYVLPTPNTAGQMNNIKPKAVSSPRWRRVVFKISGTALAGTGPNNIDSKVAMAIAREVVMACRLGVEVAIVVGGRNFFCGDSWVTTTGLDRCTAYQIGMMATVMNSILLQSAIEKMGVQTRVQSAFMLQEVAEPYSRQRAIRHLEKGRVVIFGGIGAGTGNPLFSTDTAAALRASEIHAEAVLKGTNVDGVYDCNSQDNNFTFKHISFRELVSRGAISMDMTALTFCEENNLPVVVFNLLEPGNISKALCGEQVGTLIDQNGRIS
- the LOC101222223 gene encoding uncharacterized protein DDB_G0290301, producing the protein MGGFLSTQYHNPLSQNHLPPLLLLSIYYLLSLSLPLTPSNEPAILLFLFNDIQFLYLGFGLLLFLHLDTANRKNWGVILMETNSLGGGGGGGVGGSGGGGGGGAGGGGMFSGMNSSMLGLELPLHQNPTNPTNPHQLHHPPMVSYVQHDPHHHQQPPSVSVKYPFPTKAKPQQSNLSDDEEQGFAADDSNGDGKKKISPWQRMKWTDMMVRLLITAVFYIGDEGGSEPVDHVGKKKPVGLLQKKGKWKSVSRAMMEKGFYVSPQQCEDKFNDLNKRYKRVNDILGKGTACKVVENQTLLDSMELTPKTKEEVRKLLNSKHLFFREMCAYHNTCRHSTTHPSPDAATEPSHLPQQQQQQQLCFHATDTTTSASIAAGEGSKSGDEEEEEEEEEESEEEEEDEETEGRQEEEEETESRKRARKGGMITAGMQQLSAEVMGVISDGGRSPWEKKQWMKSRLIQLEEQQVSWQTQAFELEKQRLKWVKFRSKKERDMERAKLENEKRMLENERMMLMVKKNELDLMGMQHYQQQQQQHSSNKRGDPSSITG